Proteins from one Vicugna pacos chromosome 25, VicPac4, whole genome shotgun sequence genomic window:
- the SLC39A4 gene encoding zinc transporter ZIP4, with protein MAVWARLELGLLLAVLVVSVTAVQPARLLTLLSSGQGALDRVALGSLLNTLAARVHCTDGPCGKCLSVDDALALGSPEKSGAPSGPVLEPRHIPRLSAAAALYLSSPEATCTDVRAGLWASRADRLLALLEGPEALTPGLTRLLQRIQAPAQAADQSTSEACVDLPQLLAEAAGAGAPGSPGPVLAALLDHVRSGACFRALPTPQYFVDFVFRQHDSETPNITLAELAALMQRLGVGGVTETHDDHSDHSHLGEEAEHKDPVAPTTPNSSSSVWDTLCLSAGDVMAVYGLSEQDGVTPEAWAQLSPALLQQQLSGACSPQSGHPTQDQLSQVERYLYGSLATLLICLCSIFGLLLLTCASCSTATHYIIQTFLSMAVGALTGDALLHLMPKVLGLHSHDAEGLSQQPSWRLLAVLGGLYAFFLFESLFNLLLPLDPEDPKDRPCSHGHSHGGHSHGVSLQLAPSELRPPKQPHEGSRTDLVEEESPELLSPEPRKLRPELRLLPYVITLGDAVHNFADGLAVGAAFLSSWKTGLATSLAVFCHEVPHELGDFAALLHAGLSVRRALLLNLASGLTAFLGLYVALAVRVGEDSETWILAVATGLFLYVALCDMLPAMLNVRDQRPWLLFLLHNVGLLGGWTVLLLLSLYEDNITL; from the exons ATGGCTGTCTGGGCCCGGCTGGAGCTGGGGCTGCTGCTGGCAGTGCTGGTGGTGTCCGTGACGGCAGTCCAGCCCGCCCGTCTGCTGACCTTGCTGTCCTCAGGCCAGGGTGCTCTGGACCGTGTGGCACTGGGCAGCCTGTTAAATACACTGGCGGCCCGTGTGCACTGCACCGACGGGCCGTGTGGAAAG TGCCTATCTGTGGACGatgccctggccctgggcagccctGAGAAGTCAGGGGCCCCCTCAGGTCCAGTCCTGGAACCCAGGCACATCCCCCGCCTCAGTGCCGCCGCAGCCCTCTACCTCAGCAGCCCAGAGGCCACATGTACTGATGTCCGGGCTGGCCTCTGGGCCTCCCGCGCCGACCGTCTCCTGGCCCTGCTCGAGGGCCCTGAGGCCTTGACCCCAGGCCTGACCAGGCTGCTACAGAGGATTCAGGCCCCGGCTCAGGCTGCTGACCAGTCCACTTCAGAG GCCTGTGTGGACCTGCCTCAGCTGCTGGCAGAGGCAGCAGGAGCAGGGGCGCCCGGCAGCCCCGGCCCAGTGCTGGCTGCCCTGCTGGACCATGTCAGGAGCGGGGCCTGCTTCCGGGCCCTGCCGACCCCCCAGTACTTCGTGGACTTCGTGTTCCGGCAGCATGACAGCGAGACCCCCAACATCACACTGGCTG AGCTGGCGGCCTTGATGCAGCgcctgggggtgggtggagtgacCGAGACCCATGATGACCACAGTGACCACAGTCATCTGGGAGAGGAGGCTGAGCACAAGGACCCTGTGGCCCCTACCACCCCCAACAGCAGCTCCAGTGTGTGGGACACA ttATGCCTGAGTGCTGGAGATGTGATGGCTGTGTATGGGCTGTCGGAGCAGGATGGGGTGACCCCGGAGGCCTGGGCCCAACTGAGCCCTGCCCTGCTCCAGCAGCAACTGAGTGGGGCCTGCAGCCCCCAGTCAGGGCACCCCACCCAGGATCAGCTCAGCCAGGTGGAAA GGTACCTGTATGGCTCACTGGCTACACTGCTCATCTGCCTCTGTTCCATTTTCGGGCTCTTGCTCCTCACCTGTGCCAGCTGCAGCACTGCCACCCACTACATCATCCAGACCTTCCTGAGCATGGCTGTAGGCGCTCTCACAGGCGATGCCCTTCTGCACTTGATGCCTAAG GTGCTGGGGCTGCACTCGCATGATGCGGAGGGCCTCAGCCAGCAGCCTTCCTGGCGCCTCCTGGCTGTGCTGGGTGGCCTCTATGCCTTCTTCCTGTTCGAGAGCCTCTTCAACCTCTTGCTACCCCTGGACCCTGAG GACCCGAAGGACAGGCCCTGCAGCCATGGCCACAGCCACGGCGGCCACAGCCACGGCGTGTCCCTGCAGCTAGCGCCCAGTGAGCTCCGGCCGCCCAAGCAGCCCCACGAGGGCTCGCGTACAGACTTG gtggaggaggagagcccAGAGCTgctgagcccagagcccaggaaaCTGCGCCCAG AGCTGAGACTGCTGCCCTACGTGATCACGCTGGGAGACGCCGTGCACAACTTCGCGGATGGTCTGGCCGTGGGCGCCGCTTTCCTGTCCTCCTGGAAGACGGGGCTGGCCACCTCGCTGGCCGTGTTCTGCCACGAGGTGCCCCACGAGCTGG GGGACTTCGCGGCCCTGCTGCACGCCGGGCTTTCGGTACGCCGGGCACTGCTGCTAAACTTGGCTTCGGGGCTCACGGCCTTCCTCGGCCTCTACGTGGCGCTCGCGGTCCGCGTCGGCGAGGACAGCGAGACCTGGATCCTGGCGGTAGCCACCGGCCTCTTCCTCTACGTGGCGCTCTGCGACATG CTCCCGGCCATGCTGAACGTGCGAGACCAGCGACCCTGGCTCCTCTTCCTGCTGCACAACGTGGGCCTGCTGGGCGGCTGGACCGTCCTGCTGCTGCTCTCTCTGTATGAGGATAACATCACCCTCTGA